Part of the Cohnella candidum genome, CGTTCCGCACTCTCCACGCCAGAGCATGAACGCCGGCATCTCGTTCGTGCCGGAAGACCGCAAGACGCAGGGCCTGTTTCTTAACCAGAGCGTGAAGGACAACATGTCGATCACCGCGCTGTTTAAGAATTTCCTGACCGGGGGCCTGATCAATAAGTCGAAGGAACTCCGCAAGGCGAATAGCTTGATCGCGCAGTTGTCGGTTCGGCCGCAAGATCCGTACAAACATGTGGGCAACCTGAGCGGGGGCAACCAGCAGAAGGCGCTTATCGGCCGGTGGCTGATCGACAAGTATAAAATCCTCATTCTGGAAGAACCGACCCGAGGCGTTGACGTTGGCGCGAAAATGGACATCTATCAGGAGATCAACAAACTCCTGGAACAGGACTTGGCCATCCTCATGGTATCATCGGAGCTTCCTGAACTGCTCGGCATGTGCGACCGCATTCTCGTCTTCTCGGAAGGCAAGATGACGGCGGAGTTCAGCCGCGATGAGGCAACGGAAGAAAAAATTATGGAATACGCTTTTCCGAGGTGAGACAGATGAAAAGACTAAACAACCAGCTTCCGTTGATCACGCTCATCATCCTGGTGATCGTGGGATCTTTCCTCTCGGACAGCTTTCTGACCGTGAAGAACCTGATCAACCTGATCCAATTCGCCGCCGAGACCGGCATCATCGCGGTCGGCATGGCGTTCGTCATCTTCACCGGCGGCATTGACCTGTCCGTGGGCTCCACCGTGGCGCTCGCAGCCGTCATCGCCGCGAGCACGCAGCAACTGGGCGTGCCCGGCGTGCTTGGTTTATGCGTCGTACTCGGAGCGCTGATCGGGATCATCAACGGCCTCGTCATTACCAAAGCCAGAGTCGAACCGTTCATGGCCACGCTCGCGATGATGGCGATCGTCAGGGCCGTTACCTTGTGGATCACGAACGGCGGACCGGTGCTGAAGCCCGTTTCCGCAAGTTATCAAGCGATTGCAGGCGATGCGTTCGGCATTCCGCTGCCGGCGATTTATCTGGTCGTGATCTTCATTCTCGGCTATATCCTGCTGAGACGTCTGCCTTTCGGACGCCACGTCATGGCGGTCGGCGGCGGCGAAGAGACCGCTCGGCTGTTCGGCGTCAAAGTCGAGAAAGTCAAGCTCATGGTGTACACGCTGAGCGGCATTCTGGCCGCTCTGGCCGGCGCGCTCATCACCGCGCGGATCGGCATGGGCGAACCGCGCTCGGGTCAAAGCTTCGAACTGACCGCGATCGCGATCGTTATCGTTGGCGGCACCTATCTGCTGGGAGGACGCGGCACCATCGGAGGCACTTTTATCGGCGCCATGATTTTCGCGGTGATCCTCAATCTGATGAACCTGCTCGACGTGTCGGCGTATATTCAGCCGATCGTACGGGGCCTGATCATCATCATTGCCGCTCTGCTCATTTCCCGGTCCTTCGCCAAAAACAAGAAAACGGCGGAAAGCGCCTGACAATTCTGCGATAAACTCCCGGACATGGCGATTATTGAAACTTGTCCGGGAGAATCATTGGGAATAAAATTGCAGGTAATCGTTATCTTTGACTGCACTGCTCGTCATTTAAGGGGTTGCCATGATGAAACAACTGCTGCGAAACTTAAATGACTATTTTTTCTCCAGCGTAAAGCGGGAATTGATGCTCATGGTGACGGCTACGATCATTCTGGTCGTGGGCGCCATCGTCATCGTCACTTACAACGTTTCCATCGACCTGCAGATGAAAGACGCCAAAGCCAACGATGCTGCGAAAGTGCGGTTCATCGGAGATAACATCGATGAAACCGTTATCACGATTAATCGGCTCATGGACAGCCTGACCCAGGATACGGAAGTACAGGCGCTGCTCAATATACCGGAAAGTCCGACGCTGTCGGAGATCAGGCAGCTTGAGGATCTATTTCTTTCCAAGGCCGTTTTTTCATCGGATATGTTCAATGCCATCTATTTGTTCAATACCCGGGATCTGTTGTTCCGTCTTACCCTGGGAAGCAGCGCGCCGGATAAGCAAACACTGAACTACAACAAATATCGGTACGATACGATCGGCAGAACGACCTGGCGGATCGACAACGGCACCGTTTACGTGGAGAAATCGCTTCGGCAACGGGAATCCCTGCGCACGATCGGCTATGTCAGCATCGAAATCAACAAGGAATATCTGCGTAACCGACTCCAATCCGAAGGCAACCGTTTTACTTATGTTTATGACGAAAACGGCGGGATGCTGGTCGGCAGCCGCGAAGACCCCGCCTTGAATACGGAAGATTTGTTCGCCCTGGCGAAACAAGAGCAGAACGGCGAGCCCCATGTGGTGAAAATTCCGCCTTACCATGACATGCTGCTGACCACCCGTTTATCGGAATACGGAAAATGGCGGGTCGTTTCGGTCGTTCCGGTGAAGGAACTCGCCAGAGGCCCGGAGTTGATCGGATTGTGGATCTCCATTATCGGCATTTTGGGGGCGTTATCCGGATTCGTCGTCTTTTGGTATGCGTCACGCCGTTTGACCGCGCCGCTCCACGACTTGAGGAAGCTCATGGATCTGGCCGACGTCGACAACTTCCAGCATCAGGCGAACATTCATCGCCGCGACGAGTTCGGCAGGCTGGGCCGCAGCTTCAACCACATGATGCGGAAAATCAATTTCCTCATCTCCGAAGTGTACCAGAAAGAGATTGCCCAGAAAGAGTCCGAGTACAAAGCGCTGAAGGCGCAAATCAATCCCCATTTTCTATACAACACGCTCGATACGATCCGCTGGCTGGCCATGTATGGGGAGACGCAAAAAATCGAGAAAGTCGCCGTTTCGCTTTCCCAGATTCTAAGAGCTAGCCTGAACAGCAAGGATATGGTGCCGATTCGCACGGAAATGGAGTCGATCGACGCCTATCTCGCCATTCAGAAAAACCGATTCGAGCATCGTATTACCGTTGCCGTCCATTTCGACGAAAGGATCATGGATCTTCTGATTCCCCGGTTCGTTTTGCAGCCCCTTGTGGAAAACTCCTTTATCCATGGTCTGGAACCGAAATTGGGTAAAGGGAGCTTATTGATTCAAGGGTCTCTCGGCACGAACGGGGTCACCATTCGCATCATCGACGATGGAGTCGGGATGGACGAACAACGGGCGCGGGAGCTGTTGGAGGAGCGCAAGCCGGCAGGCATCGTAAGCGCCACCGGAACGGGAAGCGGAGTCAACAATGTGCACGAGAGGATACGGACGCTGTTCGGCGAAGCCTACGGTTTGTCCATCGTCAGTTCCCCGGATTCGGGAACGATCGTAGAGGTCGTTCTCCCCGCGAAACAGGAACAGCAGGCTGCATCCAACGGATGAGGGGGCGCAAGTATGCACAACGTCGTTATCGTGGACGATGAGGCGATCGTAAGCCGCGGGCTGAGCGAGAAGATCGACTGGGCGGAGTTGGAATGCCGGGTCGTCGGCATCGGCGGAAACGGACTGGAAGGAAAAGCGTTAGTCGACCGCTGCCGTCCGGATATCGTCATTACCGATATTAAAATGCCGGGGATGAACGGACTTGACCTGGCTCAATACATGAAAGAAAACTACCCGGAATGCGTGACGATCCTGCTTAGCGGCTATACGGAGTTCGACTACGCCCGGGCGGCCGTCCGCCATCAGGTGTTCGATTATTTGCTGAAACCGGTCGATCTGGAGGATTTGAAATCGTGCATCCGAAAAGTGAAGAAACATCTCGCGAGTATCGGAACGGCGGGAAAACAAACGGAAATCAACCGGGAAGCGGAGGCACGTAAAGCTTCTTTGGTCGAATCGGGCATAATGTTGAATGTGATCGTCAACGGAAACAAGGATATCGGCATTCTCGTCAGAAAGCTGGACGAGCACGGGCTATCTCTGCGCAAGGGACAAACCGTTCTTTTCGAAAGGTATGACCGAGAGGAGGATCCCGTCACCGCTTCCTTGTTACAGTACGCCATTCAGAATATCGTCAGCGAAACTTACGACAATCTGAATATCCGGGCGGCCGTATTCAGTCATGAAGGACAAAATGTCGCCGTGATCAAATACAATCCCGAAATCCAGCCAGTCGTATTCGAACGCCGCGTGTTGGAAGCGACGGAACTGTGCCGCATCCATGTGGAACAGTATTTGAAAATCAACGTGAACATCGGGGCAGGCAGGGTATTCGAAGGCCTTCAGGGACTTCACGCCTCATATCAAAGCGCGAACCGAATGCTCGAAGATAATCTGTTCTGGGGCATGCGCGAGGTGCCGGCGCCGACCGAGACGGCAGACGGGCAGAAGGCCGGCGTGAACGTGGCCGTTTCAACGGACTGGCTGGAGTCCATAAGCGAAGGGAAGGAAGAGGAGGCCGTCCGCCATCTGGAAGCTTTTCTCCAAGAGGTTCGAAGATATCAGAACAAGACGATCGCGTTTAACGGCTTGATGGATTTTCTCGTCGGCTTGACGCGGCTTGTGTCCGACAAAGAAATGAAGGCCCTGATCACGAAGACGATTACGGAAATCCCCTCGATCAGAACCTTTAAGGACTATCGGTCCGTGCTGACACGAACGGTCGAAACGGTAAGCCGGAAGGCGAGGCGGGAATTGAAGGACATGAGTGCTTCGCTCGTGGACCGGGTGATCGATTACATCGGCGCGAACTACCAGGATTCACGCCTGAGTCTGCAATTCGCGGCCGAAACGTTCCATGTCAGCGACGGTCACCTCAGCCGGCTGTTCAAGAAGGAGACGGGAAGCAATTTCAGCGAGTATCTGATCAAGAAACGCGTCGACAAGGCGAAAGAACTGCTCGAATTGGATCCTCGCATTCCCATTGCAGGCGTGGCCGGGCGGGTCGGTTTTACCGACGCGAAATATTTCGGCCAAGTGTTCAAGAAACATTACGGGATGACCCCGTCGGAATTTAAGGAAAACGTAATGGAATGACAAAAGGCGCCGCAGCGCCTTTAGTCGATCAAATCTTTCTGCGCGCGCCGGACCGCTTGATTCAAAGCGTCCTGGGGCGTGTTTTTTTGCTGCAGAGCGAACATTAAGGAAGCCTGCAGGTCCCGTGCCCACGAATGATAGGAGGCGGTGAGCGGCTGGTTGATGGCGTACTCGAACTGTTCCTTCATGATGTCGATGGACGGATAGGTTTGCCGGAGCGTCGCCAGGTCGATCATGTCGTTCCACACCGGCAAGCCGCCGGTATAGTCGGTGACGATAACGTCATTACGCTTTTCGCTCATCATTTGGATGAATTTCCAGCCCCAATCTTTGTTCCGGGAGTTCCGGACGAGGCCGATGGCGCTGCCCCCTGCAACGCTTGAGCTTTTGAGAGACTTGTCGAAGCCGGGAATGAGGGCGACCTTGATATTGGAATAATCCTTCAATTTAAGGGCGGCGTATGATCCGGCAATGAGAAACGGAACGCGTCCTTTGGCGAATTCCTCCGAAGCTTTCGATTCGTTCACGCGGATGGACAACGGATCGGTCAGTTGGTTGTCGTATAGCGAATCGACCATGAACTGCAAGGCTTTCAGTCCCGCGCCCCGGTTGAAAATCCATTTGCCGTTGACGTCCTTGTACTGTCCGCCCATGGCGTTGAGCAGCAGCGTGTAGTCGTCCATCAGTCCTTCGCTGTCGTTCCATCCCCAAATCACGCCATGTTCGACGAGGTTTTTCTCGCGCATGAAGGTGACCGCGTCCATCAATTCTTTCCATGTGGATGGCGGCGCGTATAACCCGACTTTGCACAGCAGGTCCTGATTGTAAAAAAGGAAATGCGCCTCCATGCTCATGGGAAACGCATACAATTCGGGAAGCGTGTACAATTCGTTGCTGAGCACTCGTTGGTCGTACGCGAGCGGGATCGTATTGCCTTTCAGTTCGGTCGTCACGAATTTGTTCAGCGGTTCGAGGAACCCGGATGCCGCGAACTCCCGTGTCCATTCGGACTTTACCTGTATAAGGTCGATATCGGAAACCTCGGTGTCGACGCGTTTGACGATTTCATCGTGCAAATCGTCCGACGGCGCGGCGAGGACTTCGACTTTAATGCCGTATTCGCGTTCGAATTCCGTACTGATTTTCTCAATGTAGGGCTGATAAACGTTATCCACCATCACTTTGAGGGAGGCCGGCCGCTTCTGCACGGCGGGTGCAGCGGATTCCGAGACTTCAGAAGGCAAAGCTGTCGTTTTGGAATATAGAACAGAGAGCGCATAAGCAGCTACGATGATGGCAATAAGAAAAATTGAAGCTCTCTTGAAGCGCATGGAGTACCTCCGGCATCGGTGAAAGATAGATTATCGAATTCATCTAAACAGTAGAGGAAGTAAGGAAATTATACTATATTTTCGCGCTTGATGTCCGTGTATGTTCTGGTAAGTCAGTCTAACGGATGCGTTGTACGATCAGCGAGAATTAAATATACCCTGAACAGCGGAATTATTTAATCTTTCTATGATTTAATAGGACTTTATGGCAGCCGACTCATATCGGCGAAGCCCCGGAGTTGATGGACATCTTGATGGACTAGCTGTCTTTCGCACTGGCTCGATGGCCGAAGTGAACCAGCAAAAACGTCGCGAAATGCGACGATAACGGGCTGTAACCGGCCGGACCGATCAAAATCGTCACAAAAAACGACGATAACGAGCCGTAATCGGACGGACCTATCAAAATCGTCACAAAAAGCGACGAAAACGAGCCGTAACCGGCCGGACCTATCAAAATCGTCGCAAAAAGTGACGATAATGGGCCTCAGCCGGCTAGAACAAGCAAAATCGTCGCAAAATGTGACGATAATAAGTAGGATCCTGCTGCTGCGTCGGTTTCACCGTCTTACGAAGCGGTCTGACGAGTTTAAAGTTACCAAAGACGGTTTAACCGTCTTGCGTAGTTGGTTCGGCGAGTTTGAAGTTACCGAAGACGGTTTCACCGTCTTGCGGAGCGGATTTGGCGAGTTTGAAGTTACAGAAGACGGTCTCACCGTCTTGGGGGGCAGGTTCGACGAGTTTGAAGTTACCGAAGACGGTTTAACCGTCTTGCATAGTAGGTTAGGCGAGTTTGAAGTTACCGAAGACGGTTTCATAGTCTTGCGGAGCAGATTCAGCAAGTTTGAAGTTACCGAAGACGGTCACACCGTCTTGCGGGGCGGATTAGGCGAGTTTGAAGTTACAGAAGACGGTCTCGCCGTCTTGGGGGGCAGGTTCGGCGAGTTTGAAGTTACCGAAGACGGTCACACCGTCTTGCGGAGCGGATTAGGCGAGTTTGAAGTTACCGAAGGCGGTTTCATAGTCTTGCGGAGCAGATTCAGCAAGTTTGAAGTTACCGAAGACGGTCTCACGGTCTTGCGGAAAACGAAAAGCCTGAAGATCACCGCTAAGCGGCGTACTTCAGGCTTTTTTCCTCGTCTAGGCCCACTAAACCTTCACGTTCAGCATGCGGACGATCGCGGAGGCCGCTTCCGCTCGAGTAGTAGGCGCCAGAGGCATGAATTTGCCGTCCGGAAGGCCGCCCACGATGATGATGCCGGTTTCCTGCGCTTTGGAGGCTGAGGGCTTTGCCCATTTCGGAATGTCCGCGTCGTCGGCGAAGCCGGTTTTCAGCGATTGGGAAGGGGGCAGGCCGGAAGCGCGGATCACCATGGAGACCATCTCGGAATGGGTGATATTCGCGTTCGGCCGGAACGTCCCGTCCGCGTTGCCGCTGACGAATCCGAGCTTCACCGCTTGCTGCACCGCATTCACCGCCCAAGACGGGATGTCGGTTTTGTCCTTAAACGCCAATGGATCGCCATCGACGGCAGGTTTGAGCGCTCGGATGAGCATGCTGGCGAACTCCGCCCGGGTGACTTTGCCGTCCGGCTTAAACGTTCCGTCGCCATACCCGAACACGATCCCGAGTTCCGCCGCCTTATCGATCTCCGCCTGGGCGGGGTGGCCGGCAAGATCGGAGTAGGAGGAGGTTTTGGGAGGCGAAGTGACCGTAACGACGCAAACGTCCGTAAAGTTGCCCATCTCCGTAATGGCGACGATCTTCGCGATGCCCGGCGATTTCGCCGTCACTTTGCCGCTGGTGTCCACTTCCGCCACTTGGGGGTTGGTGCTGCTCCAAGCCACCTTCAAATTGGCCGCGTCGGCAGGGGCGACCGTCGCGGTCAACGAGGTCTGCTCTCCCTTTTTGAGCGCAAGCGCATTATGACTCAGCTTGACGCTGGTAACGGCCGGTTTTGAGAGATCGCCGACCGACAAGGGAAAGTCTTTAAGATATCGGAAGGCGTCCACTTTGTTGATGGGCGTTTTGGGATCAATGCCTTTGATTAAGTCCGGGATAGGGACAGCGATGCCCGGATTGATGAAAATCTTTTTAGGGTCGATCGGAGGAACTTTCGTTTTCACCAAGGCCCATTGGTCTCCGAACACTTCTTCTTCTGATAACGGGTAGGCGTCGACCACCGGGTTTAACCTGTACATGTAAATCGTTTCCTTGGAAGTGTCGGTCTGTTTGTCCGTATAGCTGAGCGGGCCGAAGTGGTCTTTCGTACGATCCACGATAAACGTTTTATCGCCGTCGGGACCGCTGCGGGTAATTCGGTAATAGGACTCCATATCCGAATTATCGTTCCAATTGAGCGTCACGGATCCGTCCTTGTTCGGAGTCGCGGTGAAATCCGACACCGTTCCCGGTTGACGGAGGCGATACCGGTCTGTCGTCCATCCGGAGTGCGTGGTGGTTCCGACGAACGGATCGAATTTCACGTCAATCCGGAAAGTGACGTAAGTCACGCGCGAGGTGTAAGGCAGACTGAAGCAAACCTTGTGGAACCCGCAGTTCGTGTTCGGCAGGGGAATCCATGAGGCACCGTCGTCGAAACTATAACGGTATTCGGGGAATTCATCGGTTCCCAGCATCGCAGTGGACAAATATTCTAACGTATACGACTTTCCGGCGATTAAATAACTTTCGTCATAACCGTGTTCGTAGTCGTCGACTTCGAAGCCGAAAACCTCGGCCGCGAAAGCGGACTGCGCGGGCCATATCGCGAGCAGCGGCAGCAAAGCCGCAAAGAGCATGAGCATTCTCCGGGAAACGCGCACGCCATGCACTCCTCCTTTAATATCGCATCATTCTCATTCTATGGCGGGCTGCGCTTCAAAAGCGCTTCATCATGAAACGCTTTTGAAGCGCTCCGCCTGCTATACTTCCTCGTGGTCAATAGAATGAAAATGAAAGGATGTTGAAGCATGAGGAAAAGAACCGTAGCCCTGCTGCTTGCGGCAACTTCGCTGTTCTCGTTGTCGACCGGCGCGTTCGCCGCCAGCAACCTCACCCAGATTAAAGCTTATCTGAACGGCGGCATCAAATTCCGGCTCGACGGCAAGCCTTGGAGGCCCCTCGACGACAAGGGGAAAGAGGTCCTGCCGATTACTTATAATGGAACGACATACTTACCGCTTCGGGTCATTTCGGATGCATTTGATATCCCGATCAATTGGGAAGGCAGTACGTCGACGATCGGCTTGAACGAGAGCCCTAACGTCAATCTGTTCTCCAAGGAAGTGAAAGCCGACTTCTGGGCGGAGAAGTCCTATGACGTGATCGACAAAAAGCAGCTGGTATTCGGAGGCAAGCAGTACACGGGGGCCTATGCGTTCTCCGCGGAAAACGTCGGGCTCGGCTGGTACGAGGGATCACCCAACCTGAAACTCGACTTCGGCAAAAAATACAACACCCTGCATCTCGTCCTGGTCGCGCAGTCGGACATGAAGATCAGGGTGCTGAACGGGAACAAACAGCAGCTGTCGGAGGAAATGAGCTTGAAGGAGGGCGTGGTTACGGAGGTGGATGTCGACCTGCAAGACAGCCAATTTGCCTATGTATCGGCTTACGATGCAACAAATAAGGCGGAGAAGCCGCTGCTTTACGTTTTGAAAGACAGCTACGTGACGGTAAAGAAACCATAACCAAGGAACGGCGTCACTCGTTTAAATACCGGTCGATTTCCTCCAGCACCCGGCGGGAAACGGTTCGGTTCAACGCGGCCTCCGCCGCGAACCGCGGCATCGGACGGGCCGCGATCGCAGCGGGGGCCTCGCCCATTTCCCGGCAGCGGACAAGATAGTCCACCTTGCCGCCCGATTTCCGGTACAGTTCCTCGTTCAGGCGAACGGAAGCCGTCCGAAAATCGGGCGATTCCGGTTTCAGCTTCCACTGCGCGAAACGAATCTCGGCTTCCCGCTGGGGGAGGGAGGCCGACTCCATCAGCCGCTCCAGGCTGTCTATCGCCTCGTCAGGCGTAATGCGGCCGAGCTCCGATTCTAAGAGGATCCGCCGAACGCGAAGCGATATTTGCATATCCTTGCGACTTAGCCGGTCTGCGATTCGAAGCGCTTCTTCGGCGGCTTCAAGCGCGCTGCCGATTTGAGCCCGGCGATGCATCAGCAGGCTCTTGAGGGCGAGTCCGTCGCATTCGGAGAAAGGAATCATGATTTTCCTCGCCAGCCGAATCGCACGATCGATCATTGCAGCGGCTTCCTCGTAACGGCGTTGTTCCAGCAGGATGCTCCCTTCGATGCCGAGCACGACCGTCACGATGTGCCAGTCCTTCAGCCGCACGGATTCCTCCAGGCAGAAGGCAATGCAAGACTGCGCCTGAACATACGAGCCGAGCATCTGATAATATTTGCCCAGCATGCCGACCGCCGTAGCGAAACCCGCGCGCGTTCCGATCGCTCGGCTGATTTCGATTTTCTCCACGATGCGGCCGAAAGCTTGATCCATTTCGTCGATTTCAAGATACACGAGCGCGAGTCCGCCCATCGCGTCTCCGACATGCTGGCGGTCCCGTATGTCCGTGGCCAGGCGGATTTGTTTCTTGAACCAGCCGAGCGCTTCTTCATATTCACATTGATCGTAAGACAGGAACCCCAAGCAATGATAAAAGCGGCAGTCGTCCCGGGTACGATTATCGACCTCCGGCAGCCGCAGCCGGGCCAACAGGTAATTCCGCGCTTGCTCGTATTGCCCCATGAAATAATGCAAATACCCCAGCGTGCCGTAGACGAGGCTAAGACCGGCCTGGTCTTCCGTCAGCGAAAAATAGTCCAGCGCGCGCTCCAGATGGAACCTCGCTTCCCCATACCTTCCTTGAACCCGCAGGCAATGGCCGAGCGCAACGTCGCACAGCGACCGTTCGCGGATGGCCGCGGTATATCCGTAACGCTCAAGCCAGTTTCTGTATGTTCTCTCCGCCTCCTCGCCGTCTCCGACGGTGAGGAGGGCTTCTCCGAGCTTGATCACGACCGGCAGCAGCGGTTCCTGCGGCTGCAGCGACATCAGCTTCCGGTAGTATTGGATCCGGGTTTCATTGGCGAACAGTTTTTCCGCCGCCAGCGCTGCGGTTTCATAGTGAAGGATGGCTTCCTCATCCATTTCCGCGAGTTCATAATGCAAGGCGGCCTCGGCCGCGGCGGATTCCGGCAGGCGCCGATGGGAATCGGTCAGGCAACGCGCGATTTGCCCATGGCACTTGCGTCGAACGCCTGCCCGTTGCATTCGGTATGCGGTTTCCCGAATGAGATCGTGCGTAAAATCGTAGCTGCCTCCGCCGACCTCCCGCAAAATTTTCAACGACGCCAGCCGGTTCGATTGTTCCGCGACCGTTTCTTCTTCCATGTCGGCAACGGCTGCCAGGAATGCCGGTTTTGCGGGTTTTCCGACTGCCGCCATGACTGCGGCAAGCCGGCGCTGCACCGGCGTCAACTTGCCCAGCCGATGTTCGACGATCGATTTCGCGACCGGCGATAGTCCGGCTTTGCGGCTGCCTGTTCCCGATTGCCAATCGCGCATCGTCTCCACGATAAACAGCGGATTGCCGCCGGTTTGGACATAGACGTCGCTCCCCAGTCGTTCCGCCGCCGCGTCGCTCGCCGATTGGGCGATCAGCCGCTTCGTCTCCTCTTCGCTGAGGGGAGCAAGCGTCCATTCGGTCAGCTTCCGTTCGATGCGCAGCGCGTTCAGCAACTGCGCTGCCGCTTCTCCCATAGACTCTTCCGTTCTCATCGTCGCGATGACGAGAAGTTTGGCGTTCGAATCGCTCCGAAGCAAATAAGCGAGCAGCTGCAACGTCTCGCCGTCGCTCCATTGCAGGTTGTCGAGAAGGAGCAGCAACGGCTGGCGGTCCAGAAGCATCCGCTCGATCGCTTCGTACCACACGTTCAGCTGCCAATTTTCCCGGATCGGATTCGGCCCAGCCAAGTCGGGATACCGATCGAGCAACTCGGGCAGCAACCGCGCCAACTCCGACAGCCGGGCGCGGCTGAGTTGGGGCATCGGCAGGCTTCTCAGCCATGCCTTTACCGGGGAGTAGGACAACGATTTTACAGACGGGAGACAGACGGCCATCGCCGTCCGTATGCCTTGGCGCTCCGCCCACCCTCGAAACTCTTCGGCTAATCGCGTCTTGCCGATCCCCGCCTCCCCCTGCAAAGCGAGCAGCGACGGCCGTCCGTCCGCTGCCTGTCTCCAGGCTTCACTCAGGGCATCCCATTCCGCGATTCTGCCGATCAGCGGTCCCGGCGCGGAAGGGGTGAAAGAGGGCGCGCGGGCATTTTCGGTCAGTGCCATCAGGAGCTCCGTCGTTTCCCCTGACGGGCCGATTCCCAATTCGTCTTGCAGCGTTCGAGCTAACTGCCTGTACGTCTTCGTCACGCTTGCCGTGTCCAAGTTCAAGGCATGGAGCCGCATGAGCGTACGGTATGTTTCTTCTCTTGTTCGTTGATGGATCAGCAGCTTGCCCGCATAGTGCAGAGCCGTCTTGTAGTCCCGCCGATTTTCCATAATCGACGTCAGTTTCTCCAGCACGTTGACGTACGCCTGGGCGAACGACTCCCGTTTTGGCTCGAGCCAATCTTCATAGAAGCCGGGAAGCAGTTCGCCGCGGTACAACGTTTCCGCGCGAAGAAGCTCCTCCAGGGCGTCCCCCTGCGCCGACCGCATGAACGCGCCGGCGTCGCAATGGAAACCCGCATCCGGATTCCAGTGGATAGAGGTTTGCGTCACCACGAGGTAACGGTCGAT contains:
- a CDS encoding AAA family ATPase; the encoded protein is MDGCCFQLLGGWKLSIGGEDCTGSVPGGRARLLLAYLALAYGEHPGRRQIAFAFWPDSSEKQALSNLRKLLHDLRATLPRIDRYLVVTQTSIHWNPDAGFHCDAGAFMRSAQGDALEELLRAETLYRGELLPGFYEDWLEPKRESFAQAYVNVLEKLTSIMENRRDYKTALHYAGKLLIHQRTREETYRTLMRLHALNLDTASVTKTYRQLARTLQDELGIGPSGETTELLMALTENARAPSFTPSAPGPLIGRIAEWDALSEAWRQAADGRPSLLALQGEAGIGKTRLAEEFRGWAERQGIRTAMAVCLPSVKSLSYSPVKAWLRSLPMPQLSRARLSELARLLPELLDRYPDLAGPNPIRENWQLNVWYEAIERMLLDRQPLLLLLDNLQWSDGETLQLLAYLLRSDSNAKLLVIATMRTEESMGEAAAQLLNALRIERKLTEWTLAPLSEEETKRLIAQSASDAAAERLGSDVYVQTGGNPLFIVETMRDWQSGTGSRKAGLSPVAKSIVEHRLGKLTPVQRRLAAVMAAVGKPAKPAFLAAVADMEEETVAEQSNRLASLKILREVGGGSYDFTHDLIRETAYRMQRAGVRRKCHGQIARCLTDSHRRLPESAAAEAALHYELAEMDEEAILHYETAALAAEKLFANETRIQYYRKLMSLQPQEPLLPVVIKLGEALLTVGDGEEAERTYRNWLERYGYTAAIRERSLCDVALGHCLRVQGRYGEARFHLERALDYFSLTEDQAGLSLVYGTLGYLHYFMGQYEQARNYLLARLRLPEVDNRTRDDCRFYHCLGFLSYDQCEYEEALGWFKKQIRLATDIRDRQHVGDAMGGLALVYLEIDEMDQAFGRIVEKIEISRAIGTRAGFATAVGMLGKYYQMLGSYVQAQSCIAFCLEESVRLKDWHIVTVVLGIEGSILLEQRRYEEAAAMIDRAIRLARKIMIPFSECDGLALKSLLMHRRAQIGSALEAAEEALRIADRLSRKDMQISLRVRRILLESELGRITPDEAIDSLERLMESASLPQREAEIRFAQWKLKPESPDFRTASVRLNEELYRKSGGKVDYLVRCREMGEAPAAIAARPMPRFAAEAALNRTVSRRVLEEIDRYLNE